The Megalobrama amblycephala isolate DHTTF-2021 linkage group LG7, ASM1881202v1, whole genome shotgun sequence genome window below encodes:
- the LOC125271245 gene encoding B-cell receptor CD22-like — protein sequence MVTSVRMAPPLPLIFLLMIHGVSSADWGVSYSSSHICALKDSSVIMNCTYTYPTGHQIKRVFWTKTKDKKETEEFPDLSNDTEYSQRLQYLGDKQQNCTIRLSHVTLKDSHMYYFRFTTDKDGKWIGKIGVTLTVTDLQVESPERVTEGDSVRLTCKSSCNLTDRATFIWYRNSQKILNESNKLNFKSVRREDAGRYSCAVHGHNHISPAVQLNVTYPPRNVSVLINGSGEIVSGDSVTLICSSDSNPPALNFSWFKENESSAVGSGQSFSALQSGRFYCQAHNQHGSQRSDAVTVTVKGHLVILYISIGVVCGAAVIIMMLVWGIRRMKKRNDTQESQMVDSRPHHDRHKACDVELSNPVYENVTADQLDDCKPELNSSVYENLPQNNKRL from the exons ATGGTAACGTCAGTCAGAAtggctcctcctcttcctctgatCTTTCTGCTCATGATTCACG GGGTTTCTAGTGCTGACTGGGGTGTGAGTTACAGTTCTTCACACATCTGTGCACTAAAGGACTCATCAgtgataatgaactgcacttatacatacCCTACTGGACATCAGATCAAGAGAGTGTTCTGGACCAAAACAAAAGATAAAAAGGAAACAGAAGAGTTTCCAGATCTGTCTAATGACACTGAATACAGTCAGAGGCTTCAGTATCTGGGAGATAAACAGCAGAACTGCACCATCAGActgagtcatgtgacactgaaggattCACACATGTACTATTTCAGATTCACCACTGATAAAGATGGTAAATGGATTGGTAAAATAGGAGTGACTCTTACTGTTACAG atcttcaggtggagtctcctgagagagtgacagagggagattcagtccgtCTGACATGTAAAAGCAGCTGCAATCTGACTGACAGAGCAACATTCATCTGGTACAGAAACTCACAGAAGATATTAAATGAGAGTAACAAACTCAACTTCAAGTCAGTCAGAAGAGAGGATGCAGGCAGATATAGCTGTGCTGTACACGGACATAATCACATCTCTCCTGCTGTTCAGCTCAATGTCACGT ACCCTCCCAGGAATGTCTCAGTGTTGATAAATGgatctggtgaaatagtgtcaggagattcagtgactctgatctgcagcagtgattcaaaccctcctgctctgaacttcagctggtttaaggagaatgaaagctcagctgttggatctggacagagtttcagtgcaCTACAGAGTGGACGCTTCTACTGTCAGGCTCACAATCAACATGGATCTCAGAGATCAGACGCTGTAACTGTGACTGTTAAAG GACATCTGGTGATATTATACATATCCATTGGAGTGGTTTGTGGAGCTGCAGTGATCATCATGATGCTGGTTTG GGGAATCAGGAGGATGAAAAAGAGAAATGACACACAGGAGTCTCAG ATGGTTGATTCCAGACCTCATCATGACAGACACAAAGCTTGTGATGTTGAATTGAGTAATCCTGTGTATGAGAATGTAACG GCTGATCAACTTGATGATTGTAAACCCGAACTGAACTCATCTGTGTATGAAAATCTTCCA CAGAACAACAAGAGACTGTAA